GCCCAGCTATGACGATGTTGCAGACTTCTGAAAAGTGTTAATAGACTGTACTACTAACAGGAGAGAGGGCAGCTCAGCCAGTAACAGATGTCTCATTACAGACGCAGTACAATAGGGAAAAGCATAGGCTTTAAAGCCGGTCAACCCGGGGCTCTGCCACACACTGTTTACCTAAACCTGGATTTCctccctgtaaaatgggaattaacATCTACTTCATAAGTAGATATTAACGAGCTAAAACACCTAACGTAGTACGTAGTTACGATGACGATGGGCCAATTTATAATACTAAGCTAACTAATGCCTGTTGAGTTTAACTAAAAGCAGAGGACCTGGAGAAAAGACCGGTCTAGGTCACTGGACCGCAAGCTCCTTTTCATAAATGTTCCGATTATGACATGTCATGAGCAGAAGACCAGGCAACTTCAGGCCATAGGAGAGAAAGGATGCAGAGGAGAGGACAAGACTTGTAAAGCCAAAAGGGGCCCAGAGGCCGCGCATCCCACCCATCGAAGCCTGGGCCGTGGCGATGCAGCCAGGTCTCCAGGATGAACCGAAGGGAGGCCAATGGTGGAGAACAGAGCACGCAAGGTCCCTCACCTTCACTACAGCTGTCCCCCGGCTGCCCTGCCGGCCACTGTCTACTCCCGCTCCAAGCTTGTTTACAACCAGAGTAGCCATCCTCGTAGGAGTAGCGCCACAGATGCAGCCTTCAGAGTCCTCAACTGAGAGGCGGGGTTAAGCCACCTACCCAGAGGCCTCTGCGCACGCCACCGGCGCACAGGCGCAGTAGGACACAGGGCGCCGCTTAGCCGACTCTTACTCCTCCTCCCTGCAGTCGTGGGGTACTTCGTTGCACAGCCTCGCGCATGGgcacttttgttatttttcattacGTAGTCTGCAACTGCTGGaggaaagacaaggaaaaaaaaaaaaaagaagggataaAACAGAATTAAAGTTTTGGGGTGAAACTCCAGCTCCTTTAATGATTTTTCCTCTCGAATCGCAAACCAACCAGGGTGTAAACTGAGGGCGGTGAAGGGATACGGGCATCTCCCTGCATGCAACGCGATTTTCGTATAAACTACAAATCCCAGCATGCcactctctcttttatttatttattttttttaaactccgGCAAAGTTGGCCTTTGGGAGGCGGCGTATTGTAACCGAGGGGTGGTTTCTTTTCCTGAAGTCGCGATGTGCGATAGCAGATGGAAAACAAAGTGTTTTATGCATACGTTTCTAAGATAAAAGAAATGGACTTGGTGAGAAGAAGCCAGTCTGTAAAGAACACAGTAAGAAAATTTAAGGTACCACCACCGGAGAGAAGTTGAAAGTGCGTTTGACTTCTGGTCTTGCCAAACGCGAGGTTTTCCGTTTCCTTCCGGGCCAAGTTGAACCTGTCCAGCCCCCGTAGGCCGTGGGTCAAAAGTGCTGGTCAAAATGGAAGTGAATCCCCCTAAACAGGAGCACCTGCTGGCGCTGAAAGGTAAACTTTTGCGAACCTGAGTACccgttttctgttttcttcccttccctattTATCGAAGCCTTTGCCATGTAGGCCTCAGCCTTCTTAAACACTGTCAGTGCTCGCCCTCCTGCTCTGTCCTTTGGCGCCAGGCGGGAGGAAGCGATTTCGCCTGGATGCTTTTTAGGTTTACGGGCTCCTTTCTAGAATGAAATAGATACCTGGTAAATCACTCTCTGATCTATGCTGCTTCAGTCACGAGATTTTAGCGGCAGAAGCTGACGTCCCGCTCCTACCGTGGAGATCTCTGTGAACTAAGATGAATTACAGCGGGCATGTAAAGTgctttttccttctgtctctcgTTTCTTCCTGTGGCACTGACGAAGTTATCAGGCTTCAGTTTCCCCTGTAAAATTAGTATTGCATAACAGTAGTGCaaagaatttagcaatatatAGTAATACAACATATAACTtagatttattaaaaacaaactgcAGTTTACTTCAAAGCACTGTGTATGTGGGAAATATGTCCGAGATCTAATGTCAACTCTCATTTTTTGTACACAGCCATTTTGAGTAAGTTTGGTGATTTAATTAGATCtttatttaggaaaaaacagcaggcttttttttttttaggacaatttttatttttttttatttttaatgcctaTTTTCTGGAaatctttttatttgaaatcttttcagctttattttattttttactacaaCAAATGCACTTTTTGTTTCTTGGATGCTCTAACACGGGGTTAACAATGACTTATTGAATGAGCTGAggaaatgctcaataaacatttgggTTCAATTGAATTGCACTTATTTTACTTGTGGCATCCATTTTGAGGAACACATCCTTCCCATTATGATGTAGTCATCAGACATTCTAGAAGCTCATCAGTCTCATATAATGATGCCTGTGTTAGCGAGATTGTCTCTTACTGTGGAACTTTGTAATGTTAAGTTATACAGTGATGGGACCTCTAAGCTTAACCTGAGCAAATGATCTAGGCTAAAATGGAGACTAAAATGGATTGTTACTCgtggagaagagggaaaagaagaaaagcaactaATTGTCATGTTCTTTATCTCGCGATCTCACTTCAAGTATGTGGAGTAAATATTAATTCTCAGAGTTTAAGCAAGTTttccaagatcacatagctagtaagtgattGAGGCAGTGTTTCAACGCAAGGCCTACCTCTCTCTTTCCAAGAGTTCATGTTGCCTCCTAATGAATGAAACGGCATTCTCAGAAATAATTCCTCTACCAACTACTCTGATGGGAATTTGGAACAGTTCTATTAGCTGCTACGTGTGATTTATACAAATTAGAAGCTATTAAAAACAGTTGAattccagctgggcgcggtggctcatgcctgtaaccccagcactttgggaggccgaggcgggtgatcacgaggtcaggagatcgagaccatcctggctaacactgtgaaaccccgtctctactaaaaatacaaaaaattagcctggcttggtgacaggcgccagtagtcccagctactagggaggctgaggcaggagaatggggtgaacccgggaggtggagcttacagtgacccgagatcgcgccactgcaccctagcctaggtgacagagccagagactccgtctcataaaacaaacaaacaaaaagttaaattCCAGTGATACAGAGACTGCCACTgagaatttttagttttctgttattctttgttttccaaaataaaggATACCTAAGAAAGAATATTTCAGCAGcctaagccaggcgtggtggctcatgcctgtaatagcactttgggaggccgaggctggcagatcacttgaggtcaggagtttgagaccagcctggccaacatggtgaaaacccgtctatactaaaaatacaaaaattagccaggtatggtggtggacatctgtaattccaactacttgggagactgaggcaagagaatcgctttaacctaggaggcagaagctgcagtaagctgagattgtgccattgcactccagcctgggtgacagagtgagaccctgtctcaaaaaaaaaaaaaaaagaataaacagccTAAACTGGTAAGTGCTTTAAAATTGATAGTTTCAACTTTATTAAACCTCTTTGGTACCATCTTCTAGTTAACCCATTGTTCTAGTTGATCAACAGTTTTCACAGCATTTCAATTTACTGATGCTGGATGCCAAATGTATCAATTTAAGTGGTCATTTAGGTTCACTTTatcttttaatatgtaaaatgttaaagataatattttgttattcttGGTTGGGTGAGGTGGctgatcacttgagttcaagagttcgagaccagcctagccaatattatgaaaccccatctctgctgaaaatacaaaaatgccaggcatgatggtgtgcaccagtggtcccagctactcaggaggctgaggcacaagaatcacttgaactctggaggcgaaggttgctgtaagccaagatcgtacctctgcactccagcctgggtgacagagtgagaatctgtctcaaaaaaaaaaaaaaaaaatgtctcttgAGTATAACACTGATTGACTTTAGACAAGAGAATTACTCGATGCCATATTTTACAATGTGAAGGTGTAAGGAACAGGGAAGAAAAACATGAGTGCATTATTCTTGAAAGAATATGTGATAACATTTAGATCCGTATTTAAAATTATGGATGTTAAAGATCACAATTATTTATGAATTTGAGAGTTGTCAGATCTGTTAGTGGGCAGTATCAGTAGGTAAAAAGAATCATGAAATTAGTTATTCTTCTGACTCTAGAATCGGACAGTGATTCTATTGTGACATCATGACAAGAGTCCATACTCATGGTTATCCTAGCAGTGGGAGAACCCTCATCAAGTAATTCTCTAATGATTTTGGGGGAGAAGTGattcaacttatttttttctgcagttAAGATGTGAAAAAGCCTGTTTTATGGCTCCTACTGCTTTGGGTCTGATTAGGAAGCCTAACTTGCAGATATTGGAAGGCTCTATTCTTAAGCCTATGTACCATATATCGGAATTTATTATCAGTGACTTAATTTGGGGCAACTTGAGGACTTCTGTgctctaagagaaaaaaataggagtCTAGACTTCTTGTTCTCCTCCAAATTGGAATTCAAAAGCCATGGTATTAGGGTCCCCATGCTGTTTAATTGCCTGGGTTATGAGGAGAAGACAGTGTCACAAAACTGGTTCTTAGCCTGGTTAAACCATATTAGCAAAGTTAAACCATATGCATGGTTTTAGTTTTTACTGTAGAGAATGACATGAAATCATCAAATATtctatctatatatttgtttGGTGGAatccatataattttttttttgagacagagtcttaccctgtcacccaggctggagtgcaatgggagtgcagtggtgcgatctcagttcactgcaaacctccacctcccgggttcaagtgattctcctgccttagcctcccgagtagctgggattacaggcacaggccaccgcagccggctgttttttgtatttttagtagagatggggtttcaccatgttggccaggctggtctcaaactcctgacctcgtgatctgcccaccttggcccccataaagtgctgggattacaggtgagccaccacacctggcagatctatataattttaagtataaaatgatTACTTTTCTTCCAGAcagattagaattttttttttcttttttttctttttaatgagatgaagtcttgctctgtcgcccaggctgagtggcacgatctcagctcactgcaacctctggctctcAGGTTCagggtattctcctgcctcagctactctagtagctgggactacaggcatgcaccaccacactccgctaattttttttttgtattttgagtagagacaggtttttaccatgttggattAGAATTTACAGTGATTTTATTGTCCTCAATTTAGTTgcctcaaatttttaaatattacattttttgttaattttcttcatatgaaaacaatattttaagatTCATTTACTCTTTGTTTCTGCTAAAGTTTTAAGACTTATTACTTAATATAGTAATATTGATACTTCCAAGTCCTTTATATCTGTTGAGTTAAACATATTGACTACTAGCATTTTTAGGCTGGAAGTGATTTTATAGGGCATCTAATTTAGATTCCTTATTTTGGTAAGAGAAAGAATTTTCAGGTTTGTAGATTACATTCACATTTACCAAAAGGACTTTTGTAGGCAGAATATCCCTACTATATCTTATTCTTTGCAATACTTCTACTTTAGGTCCTGTTTCCCTCTGATTTGGCAAGAGAGACAATCTTGCAATGATAGATTTACATTCTAGCTCTGAGGAGTTCAGCTAAGAAATTTTTCTCATCACTAAGAGTAACTGGATTACTGCAGAATGACTACAGAAGTAATATTACATTATCGTCCATATGAGAGTGATCCCACACAACTGCCAAAAATTGTGGAAAAAGCAATTCAAGACTTTCCTACTCGTCCGCTATCAAGATTTATACCTTGGTTTCCATATGATGGGTCCAAGCTTCCACTCAGACCTAAAAGATCACCACCTGTGATTTCTCGAGAGGCAGCTGAAGATGTGAAACAGTACTTAACCATTTCAGAACATGATGCTAAGTCACACAATTATGATTGCACAGTAGATCTATTGGAGTTTCAACCTTGTTTGAAAAAGCAGCATTTAACCTCGTCACACGCATTGAAGGAACAGACTAATTCTGGAAATCTGGGTAAACAATCAGAGAAGGGAAAACAGCACAACAGGAGATCTTGGAGTATTTCCCTTCCCAGCAATAATTGTACTGAAAAAGTTTCTCCTTTGTCTAAAAAATTGCAAGATAGTTTAAAGGCACTAAATTTACACTCACTTTATAGAGCAAGATGGACAATAGAACACACTATTTGTAACAGCCAAACTCTGGAAGACATTTGGACAAAACTCAATCAAATTATTAGGCACAATGAACTTCCATCTTGTAATGCTACAATTCAGAGGCATTTAGGCCAAATATGGGTGTTCTGTGATATTATGTATTGTGAATATGTGGGAAGTCTTCTTAAAGGAAGATTAGCTCTTTctggaaaaattaatttatttgtgcATAAATATGGTGTTATTTTTAGTATGTAATAAATTCCACTGATTGTCAAAAAGAATATTCTGAATGAAATGAATATGGATTGAAatagatgaaataatttttacagatttttaaatttttagtggcTTTTTAGAATTCCTAGGCTTGTCAATTAAGTCAAGAACTTTCTGAGTTCTACTTATTAGCAGCCTTCTTTTAAATGTGATAAATTATTGTTTACACTGAATATGAAGGTAAAAATGTTCTGTGCCTTTCGTTTTGTTACAAACTGTGATTGAATTAGTCTTATGAATTAAGTTGTATAGTTTGGATTTTGGTTAATCTCTAAAATCTAATTTTACTGTAGTTTTTTCTTTACTCACCTcaagtgtaattttttaaaaaataaaactcaaaacaatTCTCTTTGGAATGCTCTTTATGTGGCATGAATGTAGTTCAAAGTGGGAGACTAGTCTAGATTCATTATGATGTTTccaaatatatgtaataataattGATAGGCTGTTTTCAAACAAAGATACAAAATGTATACTTCGCTTAAAACTATAATGTATCTTTAAGACTATAAACTGTTTTGAAGGAAAGTATCAAATGTTGAATAAGGGATCAAActattgtctatttcttctaatACAGATAATTCAGTATATGATAGTTAGTGCTAATTATTACTTGGCTGATGATTAGAGTCATTGTAGGTTCCCCATAAGCATAATCTTGTAATTGGTTTTACACATCACCTCATAAAAATGCTCAAAgagattaaaacaataaaagttttGTACAAGCACGTATATTTGTTTAACATATTTAAATGCCTACTTTGCACTAGGTGCTAGGATATATTAGGGAAGGAGACAGACATGGACCTTGCCCTCATGCAGCTTACATGTCGTTACTACTATTAAACACACCAGCTCCCTAAGAAAAATAAGGGTGCACTTACTAGGAATATAGACATGTTTACCTTGAAGCACAGTGCCTATCATGGTAGGAGCTTGGTAATGCATGGTAAATGTTCCCTTCAGAGGGATTCTTCATAGCCTGAGATGGCTGAGGTTGCTTAAAATGGAAGTccactgattttgtttttctttctaacttttattttaggttcaaggggtacatgtgcagatttgtgatatgggtaaattgtgtgccacaggggtttggtgtacaaatagttttgtcacccaggtaatcagcataatacccaataggtatttttttaGTCCTCATCCCCCTGTCACCTTCCACCCTCAAATAggcctcagtgtctattgttctcttctttgtgtccatgtatactcATTGTTTATCTCTCACTTATGAGAatacgtggtatttggttttctgttcctgcgtaaattggcttaggataatggcctgcagttgcatctgtgttgctgcaaaggccataatctgaaaatatgaagaaaaaagttgCTTTTAATACCAGTTTGGAATCGCTTTATTTTTAATGGAGGATCATTTTTTACCCACCATCTCATCACCTGCAAACTACAGGAATCATGAAAAACTAAGCTTTATAGTACTTTTGTTTATAATAGAAATTTGAACCTATAATAAGCAAATATGTTAGCTACACGTTTGGGTGAACTCCGgggcactaaaaaaaaaaaaaaaaaatacgttttAGGATTCCCTTGAGactgtattttctctttattcagatttcttttctaatgaaatgaaaataataatggggaagaaatagaaaacaccaaCTAGTACTAAAAGTGAActtaccagcctgggcaacatagtaaaaccccatctctacaaaaaatacagaagttaaccaggcatggtagcatgtgacAGTAGTCCCAGCCTCTTGGTGGGCAGGGGGAAGGGGTgcgtctgaggcaggaggatcacttgagctcaggaggtcaagactgcagtcatccatgatcataccactgtagtccaacctgggtaacaaagtgagaccctgtctcaaaaaaaataagtgattttaGCTGTGGGAGAAACTGCCTCCTCTGTATCACTTTCAAGGGCacctttttatgttttcagggcactttttaatctgttttcttaGTTAAAAATAAGAGTGAAGGTTGGAAACACCTCCCCATATTCATCTGTAGCTGATTGATACTCTTTTTGGAATAGATTCCTACTTTGAAATCCCATGGGATATTTCTGGTAAGGCATGACATTCCAGGTTTATGGCTCTAGgcttataattaataattattatagagAATTTTTTAACAGAGTGAAATCACCAGGGTTCAAATCTAGATTCTACCACTTATCTACTAATATAGTCCTTTGTATGCAAATTACCCTCTACAGGCATTGTCAATGCCCTATCTGTATATTGGGATTAATGTAATACCAACTTAGAGAGTActcatgagaattaaatgtgttCAGCTTGTAAAATATTTAGCATAATGCCTGGCgctagtaaatgctcagtaaatgctagctATACAAAGTAACTTCAGAAATTTTAAGGGTAGCATTTGTTGAGTATTTCAAAAGCCAGCTGCTTAATATAGCAGGTTATTATTGGCCTCAGTTTCTGAAACTTACACTTTCAAAATAATGTCAGTTATTTAGGGACTTTCATGAAGTGCTCATTATTTTATTCAGGGAAGATCTGAATAGCAGAACCTACACCAAATACGGATGCTACAAAACTGAACGTAGTACATAAGAGCCTACACTTCATGGAGTTTGGAAAGGAGTCAAGGTACCATGAGAGAAACAGAATGACCTGTTAActttttttctcaaaaagatgacatttaagcTGAAACCAGAATGAGAAAGCCACTAAATTTGATATGAATACCATAGTTGGTTAATTAGTAGTTGGGCGGTGCATTTTTACATATGCTAGAACGCTACTTATATTCTGAATTGACCATGTAGGTCTATAGTCTTTATAGTATTTTGGCTTTGATttgaaggaatatatatatatatatttttttttgagatggagtcttgctctgttgcccaggctagagtgcagttggtgccatcttggctcactgcaagctctacctcctggattcaccccattttcctgcctcagcctcccgagtagctgggactactggcgcccgccaccacgcccggctaatttttgtttagtagagacagagtttcaccatgttagccaggatgatctcgatctcctgacctcgtgatccacccgccttggcactcccaaagtgctgggattataggcatgagccaccgcgcctggccagactTGATAATGAACTAGCCCTCTGTgattcattttctgaaaatttttacaagtttttattatttttaaattttatgtttttgtttttattttgatgtggTCAAATGACACtctagaagaaactgaaaaagatttttaaaaaaattatagagtgTTTACTCTCattagattatatttaatattctatttcaattttttttacttttctgtggctttttgtttgtttaatttatatttaaaatgaattttttagttaaattttatttttccagatagCTAATAACCATTTGTCTTTGTGCCTTATAATGAAAAATCCTTTTACtaattgattttttaacttttaatcccttaattgattttttttttttttttttttttttttttggtcaagacgtttttttaaaatctctctcccaactatttctttttcttttttttttttttttttttttttttttgagatggagtcttgctctgtcgcctgggatggagtgcagtgccacgatctcagctcactgcagcctccgcctcccgggttcacgccattctcctgcctcagcctcctgagtagctgggactacaagtccccgccaccacacccatctaattttttgtatttttagtagagacggggtttcaccgtgttagccaggatggtctcaattccctgacctcgtgatccgcccacctcggcctccaaaagtgctgggattacaggtgtgagccaccgtgcccagccactccCAGCTGTTTCTTTATATAAGTATATCCTATCTTTTTTTCGAAAAACTAATATATCGGTATGGTCTTAATAAGCCGATTAGTTGATTATGGATTTaaatatgttataatatatagtaaattcagttcttcctctttttttcctccgTTAATTTCCTTAGCTTATTTTCATCTATTTGTTTCTTTAGATAAACTTTAGACACATTCTATCATGTTGCAAAAATAAATCTTAGTTTTGGTTAGAATTATATAAACCTATATGTTAactgacatttttataatttctacacAGAATTAATATTACTTAAAGAAACACttgggtgggcgtggtggctcatgcctgtaatcccagcactttgggaggccaaggtaggcagatcactcgaggtcaggagttcgagaccagcctggccaacatggggataccccgtctctattaaaactacaaaaaataatagtaataaccaggcatggtggtgcattcctgtaatcccaactacttgggagactgaggcaggagaattgcttgaacctgggaggcagaggttgcagtgagccaagattgcgccactacactccagcctgggtgacagagtaaggctctgtctcaaaacaaacaaacaaacaaaaaaacacttagtGAGCTTccaatgttaatattttgttgatattGTTTACAGCGAAGTCACTTAGACTTTTTAAAGCCTTATGCTCCTAATATTCtttaagctttaaaaattttattttccagtttttctataaTGAATgtatattgtatttatatttactttttataattcaTAAGTTGTAAATGGTTCTTATATAAGATTCTTTTGTAacattaaaattcttaataaatcaCTGATATGTGATAACCTTAGGAAGTATGTAGTATTATGTTTAAGAAGTATTTAGGTTATATTTTATGTTAGTATAAAATGGATGAATATCATACACTAGACTTGAGAATATTAACCCTAAGCAgtattaatgttttgttttcttttacttttttacttcaCAGTGATGCGGCTGACTAAGCCTACTTTATTCACCAATATCCCAGTAACATGTGAAGAGAAAGACTTACCTGGTATGGCACATGCTTTCCTCTATTTGCACCTAGGGAAAAGTTGAAACCTGAATTGCCTACATTAACTTGGACTAAGCCTAGCCCTGTGAATTTTATGCTAACCATTTGCTGGATTCTTTGTTGCCTATTTTTGTATCATGTGAAAGGTGGCCATCTGAGTAACAGGTCTTACTTATACTCTGCAAGTCCAAATTATGTTGATATCATATGGCAATATGAGACTTACAGTTTAAGATACATTCATATTCATAATACTATTAAAATTGCCTTCATCCTCAAGTGTTGCATCAATGTATATATTAGCATTCCCTTTGTTTAGAATTGTTGGGGCTTTCTCTAGTATATTTTCTATCTCATGAcgtacatttttctttgtttctaaagtGTCCATTCCCTGTGAGATCAGAATTTTTTTGACATGATTTGTTGTATTAAAATCTAGAAGTTAgactttttaaatatcatttttgtcaagaggttgttttttaaaatatctctccTAGTTCTTTATGtaagaaaaagttatttaaaaggtAGATGttagaattttatgtttttctcttcattcagGAGATCTCTTTAACCAACTGATGAGAGATGATCCGTCAACTGTTAATGGTGCAGAAGTTTTAATGTTGGGAGAAATGCTGACTTTACCACAAAATTTTGGGTAAGAATGACATATTCACATAAGAAACCTTGTAAAGCCtacaaattatgttttcaaaaaagaaCTATGGGATGGGGAAACGCTCAtgatacatttcctttttttttttttttctgagatggagtctcgcactgttgcccaggctggagtgcagtggtgccatctctgcttaGTGTAGCCtccacccactgggttcaagccattctcctgcctc
This DNA window, taken from Macaca fascicularis isolate 582-1 chromosome 6, T2T-MFA8v1.1, encodes the following:
- the SHLD3 gene encoding shieldin complex subunit 3, with the translated sequence MTTEVILHYRPYESDPTQLPKIVEKAIQDFPTRPLSRFIPWFPYDGSKLPLRPKRSPPVISREAAEDVKQYLTISEHDAKSHNYDCTVDLLEFQPCLKKQHLTSSHALKEQTNSGNLGKQSEKGKQHNRRSWSISLPSNNCTEKVSPLSKKLQDSLKALNLHSLYRARWTIEHTICNSQTLEDIWTKLNQIIRHNELPSCNATIQRHLGQIWVFCDIMYCEYVGSLLKGRLALSGKINLFVHKYGVIFSM